The sequence below is a genomic window from Tenacibaculum tangerinum.
ATCATTGCCGACGGTTCGGACGCAGAAATGGTGGAAATGGCAAAAATGGAAATGGACGAAGCAAAAACGCGTATTCCTGAATTGGAAGAAGAAATTAAGTTTTTATTGATTCCGAAAGATCCAGAAGATGCTAAAAATGCAGTAGTTGAATTGCGTGCAGGAACAGGTGGAGACGAAGCAAGTATTTTTGCAGGTGATTTGTTTAGAATGTATACCAAATACTGCGAAAGTAAAGGATGGAAAGTCTCTACGGTAGATTTTTCTGAAGGAACTAACGGCGGATTTAAAGAAATTCAGTTTGAAGTTACAGGTGAAGATGTGTATGGTACTTTAAAATTTGAAGCAGGTGTACATCGTGTACAACGTGTACCACAAACTGAAACACAAGGACGTGTACATACATCGGCAGCTACTTGTATGGTGTTTCCAGAAGCAGAAGAATTTGATGTAGAAATCAACCCGAAAGATGTACGTATTGATTATTTCTGTTCTTCGGGGCCAGGAGGACAATCAGTAAACACGACGTATTCGGCAGTACGTTTAACGCACATTCCCACAGGTTTGGTAGCACAATGTCAAGACCAGAAATCGCAACATAAAAATAAAGAAAAAGCATTTAAAGTATTGCGTTCTCGTTTATACGACCTAGAATTGGCTAAAAAGCAAGAGGAAGATGCTGCAAAACGTGGGTCGATGGTAACATCAGGAGATCGTTCTGCAAAAATTAGAACCTATAATTATCCTCAAGGACGAG
It includes:
- the prfA gene encoding peptide chain release factor 1; this encodes MLDKLQIVKQRYDEVSDLIIQPDVISDQKRYVQLNKEYKDLGKVVKKADEYQTLLNTIEEAKEIIADGSDAEMVEMAKMEMDEAKTRIPELEEEIKFLLIPKDPEDAKNAVVELRAGTGGDEASIFAGDLFRMYTKYCESKGWKVSTVDFSEGTNGGFKEIQFEVTGEDVYGTLKFEAGVHRVQRVPQTETQGRVHTSAATCMVFPEAEEFDVEINPKDVRIDYFCSSGPGGQSVNTTYSAVRLTHIPTGLVAQCQDQKSQHKNKEKAFKVLRSRLYDLELAKKQEEDAAKRGSMVTSGDRSAKIRTYNYPQGRVTDHRIGLTLYDLSNIVNGDIQKIIDELMLAENTSKLKELGETI